The Couchioplanes caeruleus nucleotide sequence GACGAGCGTGTGGCCGCGGACCAGCTGCTTGTGCTCCTTCGCGAAGTCGACGAGCTGCTCCGCCTTCTGCCAGGTGTACGTGCCGCGGGTGGCCTCGACCTCGGCCCACTTCATCGCGTTCTCCGGGGTGACCGAGGAGAACTGGTCCGCGGTGATCTGCGTGTATTTCGCGTCGGTACCGAGCACGTCGGCGTTCACGGCCGTGCCGATCCGCAGGCCCACGCGGTCGGCGAGCGCCCGCAGGGAATCGGCCGGGTAGGACGCGGGCGGCGACGGTTTCGCGGCCGCGGGTGTGGCGCCCGCCGGGGATGAGCCGGCGAGCGTGAGCTGTCCGGCCACCAGCACCGCGGCGCTGACGACGGATATGGGACCCCAAAGACGACGCACCGGAACTCCTTGCAACGAGGACGAGGAAGCGGCCCGAAACTTTCGGACATCTTCCGGAAGCAAGACAGGAATCTATGCGCCCCGGCTTCGGACGGTCAAGAGACCGTCGCGATCCGCATTCGCCGTGATCATGCGGCCCGCGCTTCGCCGGATCGGCCGGGGCCGGGTCGGGCGTACGGCCGGTGCCGGGCGCGCCGGGGCTGTGGGAGGTTGTCGCGCGGCCGGTGCGCAGGGACCCCGGCCCGGACGGACGAGGTGGGTGCATGGACGACGCGCTGGTCGCGTACGGCGCCGGCCGCGTCGATGCGGTCGCCGGGCGCCGCGACGCCGAGCGGGCGCAGCATCCCGTGACGGGTACGGACTACCGCCGCGGCTTCCTCGACGGGCGCCTCGACGTCTTCCGGATGTTCGCCGAAGTGCGCCGCATCCTGGAGGACAACGCCTGAGCGACGGTCAGGCGGACTCGCGGACGACGAGGTCGGCGGGGAGGGTCAGGGTCGGCTCGACCGACTCACCGCCGGCGAGGCGCAGGACCTGGCGGGCCATCCTGCGGCCGATGTCCTCGATGGGCTGGTGCACCGTGGTGAGCGGCGGTTCCGCGTACCAGGCGACCGCGGTGTCGTCGAAACCGATCACCGCGACGTCGCCGGGCACCCGGCGCCCCGCCTGACGCAGCGCGCGCAGAGCGCCGTGGGCCATGAGGTCGGAGGCGACGAAGACCGCGTCGACGCCGGGGTCCTCGGCGAGGAGCCGGCGCATCGCCGCGCCGCCGGAGTCGCGGGTGAAGTCGCCCACCGCGACGGTCGGGCGCAGCGCGGACTCCTTCATCGCGGCGTGGTAGCCGGCGAGCCGGTCGATGCCGCCGGTGACGTCCTGGGCGCCGGCGATGGTGGCGATGCGCCGCCGGCCGGCCGCGACGAGCCGGCGGACGGCGAGCCGGGCGCCGTCGGCGTTGGCGACGTCGACGTGCGGGACCGCGGACCGGCCACGCGGCCGCCCGTTGACCACGACCGGTACGCCCATCCGGGCCAGCTCGCGGGTGAGCGGGTCGGCGCCCAGCGTGGAGGCCACCATCACGCCGTCCACGTACCGGCTGGCGGCGCACTGCCGGATGCGGTCGAGGCTGCGCGGGGAGGTGACCGTCTGGAGCACGAGCTCCTTGCCGGCCCCGTTGAGCTCCCGGCTGACGCCGAGCACCAGCGACGGGAAGAACGTGTCGTCGGAGAAGGAGCGGCCCGCCGATTCGGTGAGCACGAGGGCGTACGAGTCCATCCGGTTGGTGACGAGCCCGCGGGCGGCCTGATTGGGCACGTACCCGAGCTCGGCCACGGCCCGCAGCACCGCGGCGCGCAGGTCGTCGGTGACCGACACCGAGCCGTTGACGACCCGGGAGGCCGTGGCGCGCGAGACGCCGGCGCGGGCGGCGACCGCTTCCAGCGTGGGCGCGTGGGAGCCCGGCGAACATCTCTTGGCCTGACGCACGGAACCTCACAGGAA carries:
- a CDS encoding LacI family DNA-binding transcriptional regulator; its protein translation is MRQAKRCSPGSHAPTLEAVAARAGVSRATASRVVNGSVSVTDDLRAAVLRAVAELGYVPNQAARGLVTNRMDSYALVLTESAGRSFSDDTFFPSLVLGVSRELNGAGKELVLQTVTSPRSLDRIRQCAASRYVDGVMVASTLGADPLTRELARMGVPVVVNGRPRGRSAVPHVDVANADGARLAVRRLVAAGRRRIATIAGAQDVTGGIDRLAGYHAAMKESALRPTVAVGDFTRDSGGAAMRRLLAEDPGVDAVFVASDLMAHGALRALRQAGRRVPGDVAVIGFDDTAVAWYAEPPLTTVHQPIEDIGRRMARQVLRLAGGESVEPTLTLPADLVVRESA